The proteins below come from a single Vanacampus margaritifer isolate UIUO_Vmar chromosome 10, RoL_Vmar_1.0, whole genome shotgun sequence genomic window:
- the vgll1 gene encoding transcription cofactor vestigial-like protein 1 isoform X2, which yields MEDCMESPVPVKVEGHSRSVIFRYFRGDIGSMVDAHFSRALSKDAKDDAPAVKAKKMRKNIKLEESSACHANLAEPPPVASRHLSFVPADVPAGPWHSFIGRTGETSGLPAAEYSADDLSLTGQQYASSLLNLLHGDRAEMVPGVASGSKAEHLANWMVPQGFRDSVEPAGGFEPGQLPDKKDLYWSS from the exons ATGGAGGACTGCATGGAGAGTCCGGTGCCGGTCAAGGTCGAGGGCCACTCCCGCAGCGTGATCTTCAGGTACTTCCGGGGCGACATCGGCAGCATGGTGGACGCCCACTTCAGCCGCGCTCTCAGCAAAGACGCCAAGGACGACGCGCCGGCTGTCAAGGCCAAGAAAATGCGCAAAAACATCAAGTTAG AGGAGAGCAGCGCCTGCCACGCCAACCTGGCCGAGCCCCCGCCGGTGGCGAGCCGCCACCTGTCCTTCGTCCCCGCCGACGTCCCCGCCGGGCCGTGGCACTCGTTCATCGGCAGGACCGGGGAGACGTCGGGCTTGCCGGCGGCGGAGTATTCGGCGGACGACCTGAGCTTGACGGGGCAGCAGTACGCCTCGTCGCTGCTCAATCTCCTGCACGGCGACCGCGCCGAGATGGTGCCGGGCGTGGCCTCCGGCTCCAAGGCGGAACATCTGGCCAACTGGATGGTGCCTCAAGGATTTAGAGACTCTGTGGAGCCCGCTGGAGGCTTTGAGCCTG GACAACTTCCGGACAAGAAAGACTTGTACTGGTCAAGCTGA
- the vgll1 gene encoding transcription cofactor vestigial-like protein 1 isoform X1 — protein MEDCMESPVPVKVEGHSRSVIFRYFRGDIGSMVDAHFSRALSKDAKDDAPAVKAKKMRKNIKLEESSACHANLAEPPPVASRHLSFVPADVPAGPWHSFIGRTGETSGLPAAEYSADDLSLTGQQYASSLLNLLHGDRAEMVPGVASGSKAEHLANWMVPQGFRDSVEPAGGFEPGKPSYAIQHVPSGFLGGYQTFQNGHN, from the exons ATGGAGGACTGCATGGAGAGTCCGGTGCCGGTCAAGGTCGAGGGCCACTCCCGCAGCGTGATCTTCAGGTACTTCCGGGGCGACATCGGCAGCATGGTGGACGCCCACTTCAGCCGCGCTCTCAGCAAAGACGCCAAGGACGACGCGCCGGCTGTCAAGGCCAAGAAAATGCGCAAAAACATCAAGTTAG AGGAGAGCAGCGCCTGCCACGCCAACCTGGCCGAGCCCCCGCCGGTGGCGAGCCGCCACCTGTCCTTCGTCCCCGCCGACGTCCCCGCCGGGCCGTGGCACTCGTTCATCGGCAGGACCGGGGAGACGTCGGGCTTGCCGGCGGCGGAGTATTCGGCGGACGACCTGAGCTTGACGGGGCAGCAGTACGCCTCGTCGCTGCTCAATCTCCTGCACGGCGACCGCGCCGAGATGGTGCCGGGCGTGGCCTCCGGCTCCAAGGCGGAACATCTGGCCAACTGGATGGTGCCTCAAGGATTTAGAGACTCTGTGGAGCCCGCTGGAGGCTTTGAGCCTGGTAAGCCTTCGTATGCAATACAGCATGTGCCGTCAGGCTTTCTTGGAGGCTATCAAACCTTCCAAAATGGACATAATTAG